The Branchiostoma floridae strain S238N-H82 chromosome 12, Bfl_VNyyK, whole genome shotgun sequence genome segment atccggGTAATGAAAtacagttactgaagcaacttaCTATTTTGAAAGCAGTGAGAAATTTCCGGCAGCATGCACTACCTTTAGCCTGGCTAAAATCgcactcctagcggccggccccaTAGTATTACCGCTGCCCTAgcggtcattaaccccagccaaggagagattgtgtaaacacaggctagcactaccttttgtcagtgacactgaggagatCTTGTAGAAGAGAGGGTTTTATACCCTAACAGTGAATCATAGAAACTTCAGATAGTCCAATAAGAAACAAAAGTGAGACAAAGTTGTCATTTGCACTGACCTTCTTGTTGGGAAACATGGCTGCCAGCTGTGCAAGGCATTCTGGGTGCTGCGCCAGGTGTCCCTCCGAGAGGCTGTTCAGCATGACAACGACCACCTTCTGGAGTTTGTTGAAGTTCTgaacctgtttttaaaaaatcgtgAATACTCCTTGAATTAGTCAGCCTTCATAATATCTTTTGTGTCCTTCTTTAGTATATTGCAAAAAGACAAAACTGAAAAATAATGGTATAATAATGGTGTAATAATAacaatcatctggtgtattttgccagccagtaggtacccaatgagtAATGAGTAATAAGACTGTTAATTTATAGTGAATATGgattatttgtttgaacctttgtttcttcatgaatcatgaaagctcaaattggcctgtaTGCCAATTTTCATGCATTTTTATCCTTATTGTTATAATGTTAAATGCTTGTAAAAATGACTGTCTTTACTTTCTTATGTCTTGATTTTGcggttgtttgttgttgtttttgtttgttgtaatcAACCATGCCATCCTTTGCTACTGTTTGCTCATGAGAAAAACTGAATAAAGCCTGCAGTTCTGTACCTGGCACCAGGAGGCGCCCCTACGCTTCCCCAGGAAGGCGTGAAGCAGCAGCTGCTGGACGTGGGACAGGCCGAACTCACCTGCAAGGTCATTCAAGGTCAGGTGAAGGGCAGCATGGAgaaaggaaacacaacatttagaCTTAAGACTCTTTGTTAGAGGTCTCTCATTCACTGTGATTTACTTCTATCAAAAATATTCATTCAacacacacactggtgaaatttcaaaatgttactttcTCTCAAGGTTTCAAATACCGTCTCACCTTCAAGGTTATTCAAGGTCAGGTGAAGGACAGCATGGGTTTCTTGTGAGGACGTcatctttttgttcttttctttgatTTTCGTGCGTTTTGTTTCATCCAAGATTTGTACGCCAGAAACAGTTGAACTGTTCTCATGTCCAGCATTGGTCTGAGGTTTGGAGTCACTTTCTGAACCTGCAAAATGACAAAAGTTGACATTTCAGATGACTTGATATACTGCATTAACAATTTAGCATGTAACATTACTGCATGTATGTTGCTTCATGTATTTCCCCCTACGTTGCCCCTTGCAGGGCtatttgggggtggggggtggtggcTTAATGTAACATGGCATGCTCAACTgctcatataaatatatatataataggcACATTAGAACCAATTATGTGAAATTTGACTAACCTTCACAGTGACCTTGTGTGGTCATGACGTCAACAGAAGTCCGGGCGTTCTCCCCAAGGTGACCTTTACCTTCAGACGTGCCCTCCTCCTCAGAAGTCTCTCGGtgcgtcttcttcttcttgtgtttcttcttcttgatcTTCGTCTCAGAAGAACCTTCTCCAAGACGCTCAGTAGGTTGAAAAGGTGTGTCTTCATCCAAACACAGTTTCTTAAGACGTTTACTTTCTCCTTCAGGTGCGGAGGTACCGTCTTGTGCCTTTTCTTTCTCCGAGGAGTAAACCGAAGCTGCACATGTTGCCGGctcaccgcccccctccccacctgcaGTTTTCAACTTCTTGGCGGGTTTCTCCTTCGCGTCTTCGATTTCAGCCACTTTTCTCTTTTCTACGCGCCCTGCAAGATGTGACGGCTTTTTACCGACGCCGTGGCCGCGCTTACTGCGCTTGTTCTTACCCTTCTTCCCCATTTTTGACACGAAAGGATCGAGAGAAAGCTGAGCCTTCGAGCCTCGACGAGGTTAAAGGTCAATCACTGGAGCTGGTCTATGCCAATGGAAGGTAGGGGTGGCAGAAACTGGCAGCTTTTAAACGTAGTAGTACTAGCATTATAATCACAATATTGACAAATATTAGTATTTGCCTTTGAATCTATACATTGCATTTTAGTACATTTTTAGTATGAGCTTTTAGCAATTTGAGCACTGTTTATTCCATTATCAAGTGGATTCGTCCGTCAACCTTGCAAAGCACCTACCTTATTTGTTCTATTGTTCATCTTGCCCAGGTAACTTTGGGCACGAGTCCAACCCTCATCAAAGCTATTTTCGGAGGGACTTCACCCTGTGTCCACCGTACAATTTTAATTCTGTTGAGGGCGCGTTTCAGTCACATGATTATGATCACGAGGGGAAAATTTCCCAAACTTTCGACTGCGTCAgctgaattactgtaaatgcagaaatgttcgcggtggattaatgttcgcggttttcgcggctgccgcttcaccgcgaatttaaaaccaccgcgaatatttttccataacagtaagagactacagtgcatggtgttaccgcgaaattaaaaccaccgcgaaaagtccattttcccgttaccgcgaaattaaatccccgcgaacttaaatgcatttacagtattaaaacAACATTTCATCAATGTTTTATGGGACTTTTCCACCTTGTCTATAGAAAATTAAATCCACGAAGTTTATTTCACAGTCTTATGATGATTTCAACGACATCATAGAGTTTTGAAAACATGTTATTGCGGTCAAATTGATTTAATTAAAACAACAATGTCAACAGAGAAGTCGCAAGCTTGTAATCGATGATTATATAATCTATTTCAGGCCTGGGTTATTTCCAAACAATGGACATTATTTTGGGAGAAAAAACGTAATACGAAACCCCACTTTCGAGACTTAAAAAAGGATTCTGCTTACGACACCACAGTACTCGGAAATGGAATAGGATGAGGTTGAAAGTTGTTCAAGTTTTGTAGTTTAAAGTGAAATTCGTTCGCGTATTTTGAGACAAAGTTCAGCAAATGTGGCTCAAAGCGCGTTGTTTACTGTAGCAGGTAGTTTTGGGGCCAGTGTTTTGAACAAACCTGTCAGACCGTTGACCGAAACTGACCCGACCTGCGTAGGCGACCTTAACAGACACCAGAAAGCCCCGAAAGTTCGCGCCATTTTCACTGGACGAGGCCACCAGTACTGTACTTCAAAACAGCTGTGACCAAAATCCTTCTGTAGAATCTGTACTAACTGAGCATTTCTGGAAAGGGCAATGTAGAATGCATGACGTTGAAAGTAACAAGTTTTACCCCGAGAGAAAGCGCCCGCTGAGGCTGTACTGCTGTTACGGCgtgctgctgttgttgtggCTGACTAGCGTGGCCGCGTCACTGGTTAGCCTGACTCTCACACTGCAGGAGAGACAGGCCTTCGCACACGGAAACGGGCCCGGAAGTTCAACTTCAACACAGGTAAGGAGGCAGTACGGAAAAAAACAATCAGCGTGGTTTGACGAAAATCTGTAATATACAATTGTTACTGTTCACAACAGGAGAGCTAATAGTAGCTACAGAGGTGTAAGTGTGGCACTAACACCAATATGTCAGTAACTGTCAAGTACAACTGACCCAGCTGTTTAGCTTCATCCTTCATGTCAACCCATCGCGGCATAGAGAGAACAACAATAACAGATTGGCGACTTAAATCAATGTGCTATGAGATCCTGCTGTACAGAGAGAGTGGaagctaaggccatgttgatttgattatatcatAGGGCGTACGGATAGTGAAAGTGAAACTAAGTCATGGTCGCAATTCTGCTCTGTACGGACATATAAAGGATAACGCATGTGTGTACTGGGAGGAAGAAGCTAGacactttcattttcatgtaGTGCATTTTCGTGTATTTGAAACTAGAGACCCCTGCAACAATATAACAGTTGAAGTGGTGGGCTCAGTTTGTGTAGTGAGCTCAGACTGTTGCCTTAGGCGCTGAAAGTAACAAAAGCGAAAGGTGACGTAAGCTTATTAGCATCGTGATTTATGAATGCAAAAGTGAAAGAAATAATTGGGAGTACATTTAATTAAGCTCAAGGCTATCTCGTGGGTAAAAGGTGCCATGTTTAATCAGTTTGCGTGTCACCAGATATTCGAGTTATAGAAATCCCCTGAGAAGACTCTATTGTGGGCAGGGAAGTGGTTTAAGTGTGAGAAAATGTTACACTCGGAAACGTCGTGGGCATTGTTCGCGTGTAAATAGGTGACgttattgacaaaaacaaacacacggTCCTGCGGTTAACCGTAATGGTTAAAGTGCGGTTTGAGACAAACACAGCAAACACGGCCACGTTTCCGGGTCACTGAATATCACTCCAGGTATGCGGTGAGCGATTGTGAAACTGTGTACCTATTTTCACTTTCTGTGCAACTGTTaacttattttcattttcacgtCTTGTTTTGACAGACTGTCTCACCTGACGGCCCGGGAAGGCCCACACCATGCACCAGCAGAGGTAACTGATCCACCTTACAGCGTTTACTAAAAAACGTATATAATATGCACTATGtgcaatgatatgatatgatatgatatgatatggtatgatatgatatatgatatgatatgatatgatatNNNNNNNNNNNNNNNNNNNNNNNNNNNNNNNNNNNNNNNNNNNNNNNNNNNNNNNNNNNNNNNNNNNNNNNNNNNNNNNNNNNNNNNNNNNNNNNNNNNNNNNNNNNNNNNNNNNNNNNNNNNNNNNNNNNNNNNNNNNNNNNNNNNNNNNNNNNNNNNNNNNNNNNNNNNNNNNNNNNNNNNNNNNNNNNNNNNNNNNNNNNNNNNNNNNNNNNNNNNNNNNNNNNNNNNNNNNNNNNNNNNNNNNNNNNNNNNNNNNNNNNNNNNNNNNNNNNNNNNNNNNNNNNNNNNNNNNNNNNNNNNNNNNNNNNNNNNNNNNNNNNNNNNNNNNNNNNNNNNNNNNNNNNNNNNNNNNNNNNNNNNNNNNNNNNNNNNNNNNNNNNNNNNNNNNNNNNNNNNNNNNNNNNNNNNNNNNNNNNNNNNNNNNNNNNNNNNNNNNNNNNNNNNNNNNNNNNNNNNNNNNNNNNNNNNNNNNNNNNNNNNNNNNNNNNNNNNNNNNNNNNNNNNNNNNNNNNNNNNNNNNNNNNNNNNNNNNNNNNNNNNNNNNNNNNNNNNNNNNNNNNNNNNNNNNNNNNNNNNNNNNNNNNNNNNNNNNNNNNNNNNNNNNNNNNNNNNNNNNNNNNNNNNNNNNNNNNNNNNNNNNNNNNNNNNNNNNNNNNNNNNNNNNNNNNNNNNNNNNNNNNNNNNNNNNNNNNNNNNNNNNNNNNNNNNNNNNNNNNNNNNNNNNNNNNNNNNNNNNNNNNNNNNNNNNNNNNNNNNNNNNNNNNNNNNNNNNNNNNNNNNNNNNNNNNNNNNNNNNNNNNNNNNNNNNNNNNNNNNNNNNNNNNNNNNNNNNNNNNNNNNNNNNNNNNNNNNNNNNNNNNNNNNNNNNNNNNNNNNNNNNNNNNNNNNNNNNNNNNNNNNNNNNNNNNNNNNNNNNNNNNNNNNNNNNNNNNNNNNNNNNNNNNNNNNNNNNNNNNNNNNNNNNNNNNNNNNNNNNNNNNNNNCTAGCACAGCGCTGCAAGCCATTACTGGCGTAATGAAACACtaaaaattctttaaaaaattccaGAAGACTCATTTCAAATTCTGTCATTGATTCTCTCTTTCCCGTCATTTTTTCTAGACtgtttgccatggcaactgccaGCTGTCGGTGACGTCATCGAGAGGAACACCAGCTTCTACCTTCCGGTAGCGCTCCTGGCGGGCAGGACGGGACTGCAGTCTGCGACAGGTGGAAAAAGCTGTATACAGCAATTAGACAAAAGATTATCTCTATCAGCTTGGGCTTACATATCATCTTTTTTTAGGTATCCGTAAAATAGGAAAAAagtaacacaaaaaaaaaattgaatccaAACATCCGCCGAGGTAGCAACATTAACGCTCCATGTACGTGCGCGCTTTACTTGCTTTTCACCGGCAGTTTCAAAGGGAACTGCTAGGCGACCCAAAGTGTATATActtcatgccaaatttcaaaCGAATACATCCTTGGTtacatctatatctatatctgtatctgagagagagagagagagagagagagagagagagagagagagagagagagagagagagagagagagagagagagagagagagagagagagagagagagagagagagacagacagaaacagtaACCCCGTAGGAAATAAAGAACTCCTCGacggatttgatttgattaattcAACTGTATAAAGAGAAATACAGGCATGGCTACCCAACTAGAAGGATGCTAATATTGCGTGCTATATGGAAAGtgcacatatacaatacaatacggCTACGTTTAGACGGTTACATTGTGTCTTCAGATACATGGAGTTTGTAACGTACTAGGTtgtgcaaacaaaacaaaagatataTGTGGGGTTACGTTTCGATTCATTGAAACTCAAATTAGCCTGCCGGGCTCATGAGAGAAGTTGCAAGGTTCAGACAAAACATAAGACAGATTCAGAAAATACGATTGGAGTCccaataaacaaataagcaaatatcCTCTGTGTTTTTAGCGGAAccagcccggatctacgactggcAGGCGGGAGGCGGCGGCGCGTCTTACATGGCGCACGGCATGCGGTACAGTCCGGAGGAAGGCAGTCTGGTGGTGCCGCTGACCGGGTACTACAACATCTACTGCCAGGTACGGTTCACACACACTCCGCTAGGGGCGCTACTGATACATGCGGTACAGTCCCGAGGACGGCAGTCTGGTGGTGCCGCTCACTGGGTACTACAACATCTACTGCCAGGTACGGTTCACACACACTCCGCTAGGGGCGCTACTGATACATGCGGTACAGTACGGAGGAGGGCAGTCTGGTGGTACCGCTCACGGGCTACTACAACATCTACTGCCAGGTAcggttcacacacacacacacacacacacacacacacacacacacacacacacacgcgcgcgcgcacacacacacacacacacacacacacacacacacacacacacacacacacacacatacacacacgctcaaacacacacatacacatacacacacacacacacacacgctcacacacacacatatgcacgcacagacacacacatgcacNNNNNNNNNNNNNNNNNNNNNNNNNNNNNNNNNNNNNNNNNNNNNNNNNNNNNNNNNNNNNNNNNNNNNNNNNNNNNNNNNNNNNNNNNNNNNNNNNNNNNNNNNNNNNNNNNNNNNNNNNNNNNNNNNNNNNNNNNNNNNNNNNNNNNNNNNNNNNNNNNNNNNNNNNNNNNNNNNNNNNNNNNNNNNNNNNNNNNNNNNNNNNNNNNNNNNNNNNNNNNNNNNNNNNNNNNNNNNNNNNNNNNNNNNNNNNNNNNNNNNNNNNNNNNNNNNNNNNNNNNNNNNNNNNNNNNNNNNNNNNNNNNNNNNNNNNNNNNNNNNNNNNNNNNNNNNNNNNNNNNNNNNNNNNNNNNNNNNNNNNNNNNNNNNNNNNNNNNNNNNNNNNNNNNNNNNNNNNNNNNNNNNNNNNNNNNNNNNNNNNNNNNNNNNNNNNNNNNNNNNNNNNNNNNNNNNNNNNNNNNNNNNNNNNNNNNNNNNNNNNNNNNNNNNNNNNNNNNNNNNNNNNNNNNNNNNNNNNNNNNNNNNNNNNNNNNNNNNNNNNNNNNNNNNNNNNNNNNNNNNNNNNNNNNNNNNNNNNNNNNNNNNNNNNNNNNNNNNNNNNNNNNNNNNNNNNNNNNNNNNNNNNNNNNNNNNNNNNNNNNNNNNNNNNNNNNNNNNNNNNNNNNNNNNNNNNNNNNNNNNNNNNNNNNNNNNNNNNNNNNNNNNNNNNNNNNNNNNNNNNNNNNNNNNNNNNNNNNNNNNNNNNNNNNNNNNNNNNNNNNNNNNNNNNNNNNNNNNNNNNNNNNNNNNNNNNNNNNNNNNNNNNNNNNNNNNNNNNNNNNNNNNNNNNNNNNNNNNNNNNNNNNNNNNNNNNNNNNNNNNNNNNNNNNNNNNNNNNNNNNNNNNNNNNNNNNNNNNNNNNNNNNNNNNNNNNNNNNNNNTCAGTATGGCCTCCAAGtataatctcaaagcagatctaaactccttcccatttgccacagcaagatctgcttggagattatccaaGTACCATTTACAGCATAGTGGTGTACAGAAAATGCTTGTAAAACGACATTGGGCGGGAGAGATGATATTCATTAATCATAGTATGTTTATTAACTTACTCATTCATTCCCTAGGTACAGTTCACCCATATTCCACAAGAGGGCGCTCCAGACACGGGATCGCCGCACCTGTCCTTCTCCGTGTACCAACTGCCCAGATCACCCCCCGCCTACCGGATCATGACGAGCGGTGGTACAGTCCACACCGTGTTGGAAGGTGGGGCGTGGGCGAAGACATTTTACGTGGAGGGGGTGTTCCGGCTCCAGGCGAGAGACCACCTGTATGTGACAGTGTCTGACTTGGACAGGGTGAACCCGTACGAGTATGCCACGTACTTTGGGGCGTTCTTAGTTTCACGGTGAAAGATAATCGTCCTTTTCTTTTGATAGAAGAAAAATCAAAGGTTTCAGAGCAACGAAAATCTGTGTCACTATATAGTTTTAATGGCACCTTATTGCCTAAGGCTTGGGGTGTTTGGCCTACTCAATCCAGAGCAATCCTGGCTAAAATTCCAATGACATTCCATAGATGTAGTGccattgaaaaaacaacaacacgatTTTCCTCATTCCACCCAGGTGCCAAAAAAgttacctgacttcggttggggaggtaaaaggcagtagaAGAAGAGGTTGGGCTCTGCTTCCACTACCCTACCCTATACCTATAGCTTCTCACTGCCCTTAAAGACCCTTTTGTACTACCTTTCCTTTTTACATTTAATATGCAGTTAAACTGAGAATGATCACAGCAAAGCAGGCGGGTAGCGGGAGCCTTGACTCAATACATGTCGTCAATGCAGATGATCATAACCAGAAGATTGATAGTATTAATTCTCTATATTCGGAACCAGTGCAATGGGACCCACACTTTTATGCACaggtttatgtacatgtaaatatgtatatacattctTTTCCTATTACTAGAAAATggtaaacaaaaaatgaaaaggtCAAATcattcaaaaataaaacaaaaaagactTCGTTTGAATCATGACAGTGTACATGTGTTCCGTTTAATTTTGAGAAAAACTGGACTATTGACCACAAAGaagaatgaataaaaaaacactGCCAAACTGCAGGCCATGACATTGGACTAACCTTGAAGtgcatttttcatgtctttctcTAAGCGGCGTTGCATTTCAATTATTCCTGTAAATAGATTGATATTCTATGCTATGCTTTACTGATCGATTCAGAGGTGTTCTCTCTACTGTTTTACGAAATGTGAACGGAATAGTTTACTTCGATTTCAAGTTATCGTTATTTTAGAAAttctgtaaatattgtacatagctTTAAATAGACCTACAAGTTACATGTCCAGGTAACTATATGCGTACCTTCTACCAATGATCATGTACAGATATTAAAAACCAAGTTAATATACTGATTGAAACTCCTCcttgccgttgccatggtgacagttgctatggtaacgtagtcggttgccatggtaacagaatACTGATTATTGAGGGGGAGTCGGGATTCGACATTGGTCCAATTTATGGACGCTTAACTACATGACATGATCTGACACATTTGATTACTGTTTTTTCGGGAGTTTATTTGTGTTTCAACTCTCCTTTACATAGGCATTGTACTTTTGTTGATTCTATAATTCATGAACAAACAACGTCTGTTATATTGTATCATTTGCGTCATGCATATCAATTGAGTTAATCATCTTATTATAACTATTGTCATCATATATCGTTACAATGTTGTATTCAGGCGTATAttgtttatatattatattgtatCATTTGCTTCATGCACTTCCATTGACTTAATCACATTTTTGTCATCATATATTGTTACAATATTCATGCACATATTGTTTATATATGATACTAATACAAGTTTGAaacttgagtgcgccaccacAACGTCTGTATGTACTCCATCAAGAACAATCCGGGACAGCTTTTTAAAGGCCTTTGTTTTGTACTTTAGGACACTCATCGGTTCTTCACTGTAACCATGCATTCAAAAGCAAGTTGTATCTTGGCGTTATAGACTATTTCATTGACAGGAAAGGTGCGTTATAGACTATTTTATTGACAGGAAAGGTGCGTTATAGAATATTTTATTGACAGGAAAGGTGCGTTATAGACTATTTTATTGACAGGAAATAGTCGTTACTGTGACAAGCTAAACTAACGGTCATGGCAAAACAAAGTCCTGTTGATGAAGCTTAGACATTCAGGTATTTAGATACGACAAATATCAACGCAGCATGTTTCttgatttggaaacggtcagacgtttcagtaGCATCCACTGCCTTTCGCCAGTAACACTGGGCAAGATCTGTTCAAAAGCAGGTTTCATACATCTCATGATGGTCGCATGGTCGGCGGCTTGGTCGGCCTGAAAGGAAGCAAACTAGTCAGCTATGTAATAGTGGGGAGAAGAAGCACACCAGTTGGCGCTCTCGTAGGCATTAAAACGCCAGCTTGACATGTGATACgtataccagtgtaccacactagtatcacttcttTAATATGGGAACAAATGGtttgttgtcagtgctaccaTGTTTGTCACTTCAACCCTTGTTACGaagtttatggtgtctattttgaaaattttaacCTTGTTCTTTtagcgctatctcattatttttgcattatgcataggatgccatccatagaatttacttgctctggcctaaaaagaaaaaaaaaaacgaaaaacaCAAGTTAACAAGAATGGACATCGAATACTTACATTTTCGTCATTCTTTCTGCATGTCGGCCATAACCTTCTCCACCTCCCTTTTGTCCAGGAGCTCCCTGGCCAGCTCCCGGCGCTCAGCGGCCAGTCGGCGGGCCAGCAGCGCTTTCAGGGCCGAGACGTCCCGCGGAGCCTCGGCGTTACGCTCCTACATCAAACAATGGCATTGAAAGAGGCgtcattatacccctgtcacattatccacgatcgtcgggcgtatcgatggaagatcgaccatatttaagatcgacagagggttgtgcatatatttcacctgaaaaccgtccctgtcacatataagccatagttggtaccttgtacaattgttgtgcaataaagttattattataggCGAGGCTCGgacgattgccgcagactcgtcgtttGATCGATTGTAGCCAGGGATATCATTTTGTCtaaattttcttaattttcgaaAAACAAGATGCAGCGAAATTTCCTCCATTGTTTACTTTACTCCCTCTAAACAGAGAAGATtgacaaatattttcaaagacGGTTTCCTTACCAAGTCCCTCCTGCCATGCGCTAGCCAGCTCTCGGCGGTCCACATCTGTGAGGAGATGACCATCACAGCGAGAAGCAGCACCAGGGAAGTTTTCATCCTGAACACAGTGAGGGCTGGGCTGACGGAATAAGGGGTCTGGAGCTCAAGTGTCCTGATATCAGCCGGACTGTCCGCTTTATACAGCTCTGGAGAAGATGCATTTGCACTTGTAATGATCGGAGTTTCGCTTCAATGATAAGCAAATGTACAAATCTAGGTCAAAGTCTTTCGATGCTGTACTCTAATTTGTTTTGTGAGTACTTCGACTTCCAACGGTCATTTCCTTACTTCCAAAGAGCTATTTGCACTTTTAATGATCGGGGCTGAGGATATATGGATGGTGTTGAATGGTGACTTAACTAAACCCGTAGTAGGGCCTCTACTGAATTGCTTTCAAATTACAAACTTGTACTTTATCTGTTgtacacaaaacaaacagtcCACTTTATATGTCTCTTCAGAAAAACTATTTGCACTTGACCTGATCAGAGTTACGCTTCAATTATGGAGAGATACGAAACTAGTTCAAAGTCCTTTGGCGTTGTTACTCTAAGTAGTGTATTTTACCGTCACTATTTTCTGATCTGTGGGTACTTCTTTATTCAGTCTCCCATTTCTAAGAAAGCCGCCGTAGAGACAATTACATGCGGCTATTAGAAGACTGAAAACATGGCCGTTTACATGAATTACCGGATATGACGTGTAAAA includes the following:
- the LOC118427834 gene encoding tumor necrosis factor ligand superfamily member 6-like; protein product: MHDVESNKFYPERKRPLRLYCCYGVLLLLWLTSVAASLVSLTLTLQERQAFAHGNGPGSSTSTQTVSPDGPGRPTPCTSRDCLPWQLPAVGDVIERNTSFYLPVALLAGRTGLQSATAEPARIYDWQAGGGGASYMAHGMRYSPEEGSLVVPLTGYYNIYCQVQFTHIPQEGAPDTGSPHLSFSVYQLPRSPPAYRIMTSGGTVHTVLEGGAWAKTFYVEGVFRLQARDHLYVTVSDLDRVNPYEYATYFGAFLVSR